In Chryseobacterium sp., the genomic window TATCCTAAGTTCACAGAATAATTGGTAGTCCATATATCTTTAAACCATGATTTGTTCATTCCCAGCGTTAGAGCAATCTCTCTGTTTTTACCGTAATTGGTTCTGATATATCTGAGAAATCTTGTTGTTTCCATGATTTTATTTCCCTTGATGTCATAGATGATGTTTCCTTTAGAATCTTTTTTAGGCGCCGTTACAGTTCCTTGTAAAGGAATCAGATCTGAAGCTGCTGCATCTTCCACCATATTAAAACTAAGATTGGCATAGAATGCATTTTTGTACATATAGTTGAGCTCCTGGTTATAATATTTGGAAGCCAATATAAACGGATTGTTCTGTGTATAATTGGTTGGGGTGAAGTAGGTTCTTGAAGGATTCAGCTCCCAGAATCTTGGTCTTCTGATTCTGCTGGAAAAAGTATAGCTTACATTATGATCTGAGTTGATTGCATAATTTAAATTCAGATAAGGCAAGAGGTTGTTGTAATTTCTTTCAAATCCTGTTTTATCTACGATATCTCCGTTGCTCCTGGTCATTTCGTAGCGGGCGCCTATTTTCCCGGATATTTTCTCAGTCAGTTTTCTTTCATAATTCAAGTAAATTCCAAGAATATTTTCTTTATAGATGAAGTGATTGGTCTGGTTTGGATCTATGATAAATTCTCCGTTTTTCAACTTATCCTGTCTGGTATCGTTATCCGTATTGGTGTGGTTATAGCTTATTCCCATTAACCATGTGGCTCCTTTAGCTGTCTTTTTCAGATAATCGATATTGGCTGCGTAATTGTTAATAATTTGTGGTACAGCCTGATGCAATGCAGAATATTTGTTAATTGTATCATTTGTTAAAGGAAAACTTTCATTAAAACTTACTTTATCCCTGTTGAACCATAGGTAAGAAACGTTTGACGTAAGCTTACTTCCCAGAGAATCTGTTTTCATCTCATAATTCAAATTGAAAGAATGATTTCTGGTCTGTGCATCCTCGTTATTGACGGTTCTGTTATTTAATACTCCGTTTTGCCAGTTGGTAATATCCAGTACAGAATTAAAACTTTTATTGTATCTCATGTTGTATGAGAATCCAAGACTGTGTTTTTTATTAATCTCATAATCGATATTGAAGCCTCCCCCGAAATTTTTGTTGGGGTCATCATTGTATCCGTAAGAATCATTTCTGAAAGTAGGATCTCCGTTAGACAGCGTATATTTTTGTCTCTCTGTCCAGCTTCCCATTCTGAAATTGGAATTTCCGGACCACTTGCCCTGTCTGAAGTTAAAAGAAGCTCCTGCATTAGGATTGTTGTAATAAGCCTGCTCATTCTGCATTTTCATCGTACCGTTGTAGCCGTTGTTTTTGCTTTTTTTCATTACAATATTGATCACACCTTCTTTGGATTCAACCTGGAATTCACTTCCCGGAACGGTAATGACCTCAATTTTTTGAATATCCTCGGATGGAGTAGACTTCAGCATTTCAATCAATGCCTCAGAATCCATATTTGTTTTTTTGTTATTGATATAGATGACGGCATCAGACTTTCCTAAGATCTTCAGCGTTTTTCCATCTATACTGGAAACCATTGGGGTTTGTTTCAAAAGATTAAACGTATTGGTTCCTTTGGCAATAGGAGAAGACGCTACATCGTAAACAAGCCGGTCGCCTTGTTTTTTGAAAACTTGTTTCTTGATATTGACTGCCTCAATCGTATTAACCTTCAAACTGTCTTTTTTCTGCTGGGCACTAATGAGTCCGCTGAAAAATAGGGCTGCAATGAGAATTTGAGTTTTCATGATTATTATTTTTTAATTAATAGCTTGTATGGTTTGTTATTTAACATTACAAAGATATGTAATAAATTTAGTATCATGCAATACAAAGTACTTAAAAATAATTGTAATAAATTATAATGCATTGATTTACAGTTAATAAAAATTAAATTAAAATTTTAGCAACTTAAGCTTTCTATACGATAAGACAATTAAAAGAAGTTAAATGTTACATTTTAAACACAACTTTCTGAATTTATTTTAAAAAAAGACTAACTTTAGTTAAAACCACAGATCATGAAATTTCTGATAAAGATCTGCATTGCAATCACTCTATGTTGTGGGGTAAAGATGAGGTCTCAAAATATTGGAAATTATTCTGTTACGAGAATAACACCGGATGAAGGGCTTTCGCAGGGCTCTAATTATTTTTGGTTTGAAGACCGCAGAGGGTTTGTGTGGCTTACCTGTAATGATGCGCTCAACAGATATGACGGTTCATCTGTAAAAGTTTATAATCTCAAATATTATTTTAAAAACTGTCCCACCCTCCAGCAGGCATACGGTTTTGCAGAAGATAAAGACCATTTGTATATCGGGAGTACAAGAGGTTTGTACATCTATGATTATCAGTTGGACGAATTTACCTTAGTAGATATTTATCAAAAATATTCCAAAAGTAAAACAGCAATCCCTATTGGTTTTTCCGATGGTAAAATATGGATCTTTAATGAAGCCTATCAATTGGCAAGCTTTGATGTCAAGACAAAACAGAGTAAGCAGGAAGCCCAGATTCCCGTTGAATCCCTAAAGTCAGTACATATATATGATCTCGACGGAAATGTCTTTTATTTTAGAATGCCATTTTTCGATAAGCACCGGAATATATGCTTTATCGGAACAAAAGAAATCATAACCTATAATCTGGAGTCTCAAAAAACAGCTTTCCCTTTCAGAAAACTTCAGATAAATCCTTCTGTAGTTATCCAGTCTGGTGCTTATGATCAAAAAAATGATGCTCTTTACCTCGGAACTGTCGGTAACGGGATATTGGTATTGAATGATGATTACCAAAAAATAAATTACCATCAGCCTTCCCTTAAAAGAATTGAATCCATTACCGTTAAGAATAATAAAATTGTTTTAATGAGTGGAAATTCCCTCTTCATCTTTGATATGCAATTTAAAAACGGAAGTGTTTTTCCCAGAGATTTTGAGAGAGCTTACAATCTGCAGTTTGACAAAATAGGGAGGCTTTGGTTTTGTGATGACGGGCAGGGGGAAGTTATTTTAGATTTTCGGGGAGCCATGCTCAAAAATACACTGGATGGAAGAGATTCGCTGATCATGTCTTTCAAACAGAGGGGCGTTTCTGATCTAGTAGAACTGCCGGATCATACGATTTTAGTGAACTCTGTAACGATCTTTAATCCGAAAGATTTTTCCACAAAGAAATTTGCTTCAGACAGAACCAGCTATTATTCCAATTCCAGGAGCAAAAGTTATAAAAATCCATATACCAAAGAACTCTGGATGGTTGAAAACAATCTGAGTGGAAATCACTCCAAAATTGCTGTTTTTGATGAGCATCTGAAGTTTAAAAAAAGCTATGATTTTGATAATATCCAGATGGGAAAACACCAGAGTATGGTGAGCTTCCCTGATTCTACCTCTCTATTTTCTTTTTCTACAGGGCTGTACTTTTTCAATAAAGCCGCCGAAAAATTTGAAAAACTGAAGAGTATTCCCAAGTCAGAACTCTTTTTTTATTAATATTCTGAGTAAGAATAGAATAGCGGTAAGCTATCTGAACCGCGACATGATATTAGCCAGAATT contains:
- a CDS encoding outer membrane beta-barrel family protein, with the protein product MKTQILIAALFFSGLISAQQKKDSLKVNTIEAVNIKKQVFKKQGDRLVYDVASSPIAKGTNTFNLLKQTPMVSSIDGKTLKILGKSDAVIYINNKKTNMDSEALIEMLKSTPSEDIQKIEVITVPGSEFQVESKEGVINIVMKKSKNNGYNGTMKMQNEQAYYNNPNAGASFNFRQGKWSGNSNFRMGSWTERQKYTLSNGDPTFRNDSYGYNDDPNKNFGGGFNIDYEINKKHSLGFSYNMRYNKSFNSVLDITNWQNGVLNNRTVNNEDAQTRNHSFNLNYEMKTDSLGSKLTSNVSYLWFNRDKVSFNESFPLTNDTINKYSALHQAVPQIINNYAANIDYLKKTAKGATWLMGISYNHTNTDNDTRQDKLKNGEFIIDPNQTNHFIYKENILGIYLNYERKLTEKISGKIGARYEMTRSNGDIVDKTGFERNYNNLLPYLNLNYAINSDHNVSYTFSSRIRRPRFWELNPSRTYFTPTNYTQNNPFILASKYYNQELNYMYKNAFYANLSFNMVEDAAASDLIPLQGTVTAPKKDSKGNIIYDIKGNKIMETTRFLRYIRTNYGKNREIALTLGMNKSWFKDIWTTNYSVNLGYVTYSGGVWEDPTSMPAPGETEVVDPYIIDVKNYNMSATINNVIRLSSKKDWFLGVNYFFASQTAMEGGMIGARQSFDFSLKKIIGDWTVVAEVSDLFNQSFYSIKGVQPNGKYNNITNFNYPRLISIGVTYNFGNQKLKKAREMKSANDAVKSRT